The Leucothrix mucor DSM 2157 DNA window GTTGCAGGGCATCTTACTGGAAGAAATATCGATTAGGGAAGTGTTTAAGAGACGAACAAGCCCCTCAATAGTGCGTTTTGATTCGATTCCGATACTAAGGATTCGCTTTTTAAGAGGGTAAAATGAGGGGTAGAGAAGCGCTTGTGAAGGACTGATAAATGAATTTATCCCAGAACGCTCTCATTACATAAAGAGCGTTTTGGGTGATGAAAACAAGCTTAGAGTGCTTCCAAAATTGTTTCTGCTTTACTGGATTCGAATGTCTTAGGTGGTTCAATATTCAACAGGCTTACTACACCATTATCGATAATCATTGCGAATCGTTGTGCACGAACGCCACCAAAATCACCGGTATCCATTTCTAAGCCTAAGGATTTAGTAAAGGCTGCGCCACCATCAGCGATCATCGTGATATTTTCGGCATTTTGATCTTTAGCCCAAGCCTGCATAACAAACGCATCATTTACCGATAGGCAAGCAACCATATCGACACCCTTTTCAAGGAAGCTGTCAAAAAGTGTTACGTAGCCAGGTAAGTGAGCTTTTGAACAAGTCGGGGTAAATGCGCCTGGTAATGCAAACAGTACTACTTTTTTGCCGGAAAATAATTCCGTGCTAGTGGTGCTGGTTTGTTCTACGACGCCGGCAACTGTGATGTTTGCCGTTGGGACTGTATCTCCAACACTAATCATAAGAGGTTTCCTTGGTTGATCTTGGGTTGATAAAGAGTTTCAGGGCATAGTGCCATAGGCCTATTGCATCGGCAATAGAGTGTTTTGATGGGGAGAATGACTAGAGTTTTAGGTATTTTCTGGATGTGAGTGCCTTGGTTTGTGATTCCTATTATTGATAGATGGCATGTCCATTAGTCAATTTCTACTCCGCTTTTGAAAATCAATTTGTTAGAATTTTTACCTTAAGATCTTTTTATGATGCTAGATACATCATAGATATCGGTTTTTATCTTGATCTAATCACTCGTAAATAATAATAAAAAAGGAAAATATGAAAAATCTTAAATTGATTCAACTCTCTGTCGCTGCAATGTTGGCTTTTGGTAGCTCTTCGGTTTTCGCCGAGATGGTCAATATTAATAAAGCTTCGGCGCAAACCATCGCACATCACTTAAGTGGCATCGGTATCAAGAAAGCGGCAGCTATTGTGAAGTACAGAAATGACAACGGTGTCTTTAAGTCGGTTGATGACTTAACTGAGGTAAAGGGCATTGGTGATAAATTGCTAGCGAAGAACCTCGCTGATCTGTCTTTATCTAAGGGAGCTGTTGCTCTTGATGCTTCCACACCGAAAGTCGTCAAAATCAGTTCAACCAAAAAGACCACCAAGGCGAAAAAGACTGATAAGTCGGATGCTGTTGTGACGGCTTCTACTAAGAAGGCAAGTACGCCAGAAGCAGTCGTAGATAAGCAGAGTGCTAAAGAGTCAAAGTAATGAGTATGTACTCCATTATATTAGGAGGGTGAAATTACTTTTTGGCCTCCTGGTTTAAGCTAAATCCAGATAAATTCTTTGCAAACAGGGCCTTAACTCGCTTGAGGTCCTGTCCTTCGTTTTACCCTCCGAATTAAATTCATAAAAGGTTCATCAAAGGCGTTGACAGCCGCTCAGATCTGTCTATAATGCGCCGCTCACTCAGACGCAAACGGCTGGTCCGGTTGGCGTCTAAGGCTCTGATTTCATTGTGTATTTCGTGACGTTAGGGAGGTTAGTTTGATGTTGGTTTGCTCAGTGCGCTGATTGAATTAAAGTTCAAAAAAACCTTGACAGAATATGAGGATTGTATAGAATACGCCTCCTCGCTGCAGCAACGGTTGCAGTGGTTGTTTAACAATTTAAGACTAAATAACTTGTGTGGGGATTTGTGGTTTGCAAGAACACTGCAAAGAAGCAATGACCCTAACAAACGATAATTTTTGATTATACGTTATACGTTAGGATTAACGCTTCAGACTAAAAGATTTACGGCACTTGTGTCGTGACACTATTTAACTGAAGAGTTTGATCCTGGCTCAGATTGAACGCTGGCGGCATGCTTAACACATGCAAGTCGAACGGTAACAGGCTAGCTTGCTAGTGCTGACGAGTGGCGGACGGGTGAGTAACGCGTAGGAATCTACCCAGTTGTGGGGGATAGCCCGGAGAAATCCGGATTAATACCGCATACGCCCTACGGGGGAAAACAGGGGATCTTCGGACCTTGTGCAATTGGATGAGCCTGCGTTAGATTAGCTAGTTGGTGGGGTAAAGGCCTACCAAGGCGACGATCTATAGCTGGTCTGAGAGGATGATCAGCCACATCGGGACTGAGACACGGCCCGGACTCCTACGGGAGGCAGCAGTGGGGAATATTGGACAATGGGCGCAAGCCTGATCCAGCAATGCCGCGTGTGTGAAGAAGGCCTTCGGGTTGTAAAGCACTTTCAATTGTGAAGAAGGGGTTCGTGTTAATAGCGCGGATCTTTGACGTTAACTTTAGAAGAAGCACCGGCTAACTCCGTGCCAGCAGCCGCGGTAATACGGAGGGTGCAAGCGTTAATCGGAATTACTGGGCGTAAAGCGCGCGTAGGCGGTTGTTTAAGTCAGATGTGAAAGCCCCGGGCTCAACCTGGGAATGGCCTCTGATACTGGATAACTAGAGTTTGGGAGAGGGGAGTAGAATTTCAGGTGTAGCGGTGAAATGCATAGATATCTGAAGGAATACCAGTGGCGAAGGCGACTCCCTGGCCTAAAACTGACGCTGAGGTGCGAAAGCGTGGGTAGCAAACAGGATTAGATACCCTGGTAGTCCACGCTGTAAACGATGTCAACTAGCCGTTGGGACTCTTGAAGTCTTAGTGGTGCAGCTAACGCATTAAGTTGACCGCCTGGGGAGTACGGTCGCAAGACTAAAACTCAAAGGAATTGACGGGGGCCCGCACAAGCGGTGGAGCATGTGGTTTAATTCGATGCAACGCGAAGAACCTTACCATCCCTTGACATCCAGAGAGTCTGTTAGAGATAGTAGAGTGCCTTCGGGAACTCTGAGACAGGTGCTGCATGGCTGTCGTCAGCTCGTGTCGTGAGATGTTGGGTTAAGTCCCGCAACGAGCGCAACCCCTATCCTTGGTTGCCAGCACATAATGGTGGGAACTCCAAGGAGACTGCCGGTGACAAACCGGAGGAAGGTGGGGATGACGTCAAGTCATCATGGCCCTTACGGGATGGGCTACACACGTGCTACAATGGCCGGTACAGAGGGTCGCAACCCCGCGAGGGTGAGCTAATCCCACAAAGCCGGTCGTAGTCCGGATCGGAGTCTGCAACTCGACTCCGTGAAGTTGGAATCGCTAGTAATCGTGGATCAGAATGCCACGGTGAATACGTTCCCGGGCCTTGTACACACCGCCCGTCACACCATGGGAGTGGGTTGCAAAAGAAGTAGGTAGACTAACCTTCGGGAGGTCGCTTACCACTTTGTGATTCATGACTGGGGTGAAGTCGTAACAAGGTAGCCGTAGGGGAACCTGCGGCTGGATCACCTCCTTAAAGCATACAGTTGAGCGGATCACGAATTCCCACACAAGTCATTTAGTCTTAAACGCAGTAAAGACACGGCATAGCCGACACCTTGCACGCTGTTAGGTGTTGCGCCACGAACCTTGGGTCTATAGCTCAGTTGGTTAGAGCGCACCCCTGATAAGGGTGAGGTCGGTGGTTCAAATCCACCTAGACCCACCAGCATCATTTCGGGGAATTAGCTCAGCTGGGAGAGCGCCTGCCTTGCACGCAGGAGGTCAGCGGTTCGATCCCGCTATTCTCCACCATGCTGGTGGAAACGGTATCGCGGTTCGTGTCTTTGATAGAATCTTCAGCCAAATGACGGTTAACCCGGTTATTTGGCTGACGGTTTCGTCAATACAGTCCTTTTTAGAAGGCCTGTGTTCTTTAAAAAATCAAGTAATAATCTAGGTCAACGACTCAACATGATGAGTGTTTAGGCGTTGACATGAAAATGGAAACATTTTCTCAAGACAAATCGTTACAAAGTTATAGTCATCGCCCTGAGCGTTGTGGGAGTCAAAAGGCCACAGCAGACTGTTCAGGGTTATAGAATCAAGTGACTAAGCGTATGTGGTGGATGCCTAGGCGATAAGAGGCGATGAAGGACGTAGTAATCTGCGAAAAGCCCCGGTGAGCTGATAAACAAGCTGTGACCCGAGGATGTCCGAATGGGGAAACCCGGCACTATAAGGTGTCATCGTAATCTGAATACATAGGATTACGAAGCTAACCCGGAGAACTGAAACATCTAAGTACCCGGAGGAACAGAAATCAACCGAGATTCCCTTAGTAGCGGCGAGCGAACGGGGACCAGCCCTTAAGCGGCTTTAATGATAAGAGAACACGTTGGGAAGCGTGACCAGAGTGGGTGATAGTCCCGTATCTGAAATCATTTTAGTCGTGAAAACGAGTAGGTCGGGACACGTGATATCCTGATTGAACATGGGGGGACCATCCTCCAAGGCTAAATACTCCTTATCGACCGATAGTGAACCAGTACCGTGAGGGAAAGGCGAAAAGAACCCCGGAGAGGGGAGTGAAATAGAACCTGAAACCGCATACGTACAAGCAGTGGGAGCCTGAATTTATTCGGGTGACTGCGTACCTTTTGTATAATGGGTCAGCGACTTACTCATCGTGGCAAGCTTAAGCGTATAGCGTAGGCGTAGGGAAACCGAGTCTTAATAGGGCGACAAGTCGCGGTCAGTAGACCCGAAACCGAGCGATCTATCCATGGCCAGGTTGAAGGTGGGGTAACACCTACTGGAGGACCGAACCCACGTATGTTGAAAAATGCGGGGATGAGCTGTGGATCGGAGTGAAAGGCTAATCAAGCTCGGAGATAGCTGGTTCTCCTCGAAATCTATTTAGGTAGAGCCTCATGTATTACTCACGGGGGTAGAGCACTGTTATGGCTAGGGGGGCCTGACCGCCTTACCAACCCATTGCAAACTCCGAATACCGTGAAGTAGCAGCATGGGAGTCACACGGCGGGTGCTAACGTCCGTCGTGGAAAGGGAAACAACCCAGACCGCCAGCTAAGGTCCCAAAATTACAGCTCAGTGGGAAACGATGTGGGAAGGCACAGACAGCCAGGAGGTTGGCTTAGAAGCAGCCATCCTTTAAAGAAAGCGTAATAGCTCACTGGTCGAGTCGGCCTGCGCGGAAGATTTAACGGGGCTCAAGCTGTATACCGAAGCTGCGGAATCGGATTTATCCGATTGGTAGAGGAGCGTTCTGTAAGCCAATGAAGGTGAATCGTAAGGTTTGCTGGAGGTATCAGAAGTGCGAATGCTGACATAAGTAACGATAAGACGGGTGAAAAACCCGTCCGCCGAAAATCCAAGGTTTCCTGCGCAACGTTAATCGGCGCAGGGTTAGTCGGCCCCTAAGGCGAGGCAGAGATGCGTAGTCGATGGGAAACAGGTTAATATTCCTGTACCGCTAATAAGTGCGATGGGGTGACGGAGAAGGCTAGGCTAGAACACAGTTGGTGTGTATCTAAGCGTTTAGGCAGAGAACTTAGGCAAATCCGGGTTCTTAATGCTGAGGCGTGATGGCGACGGTTCTACGGAACTGGAGTAGTCGATGCCATGCTTCCAGGAAAAACCTCTAAGCTTCAGCTTATTAGTGACCGTACTCTAAACGGACACACGTGGATAGGATGAGAATTCCAAGGCGCTTGAGAGAACTCTGGTGAAGGAACTAGGCAAAATAGCACCGTAACTTCGGGAGAAGGTGCGCCCCTGACGGTTCATAGCTGTTGGGGGCCGCAGAGACCAGGTGGCTGCGACTGTTTATCAA harbors:
- a CDS encoding peroxiredoxin codes for the protein MISVGDTVPTANITVAGVVEQTSTTSTELFSGKKVVLFALPGAFTPTCSKAHLPGYVTLFDSFLEKGVDMVACLSVNDAFVMQAWAKDQNAENITMIADGGAAFTKSLGLEMDTGDFGGVRAQRFAMIIDNGVVSLLNIEPPKTFESSKAETILEAL
- a CDS encoding ComEA family DNA-binding protein, with product MKNLKLIQLSVAAMLAFGSSSVFAEMVNINKASAQTIAHHLSGIGIKKAAAIVKYRNDNGVFKSVDDLTEVKGIGDKLLAKNLADLSLSKGAVALDASTPKVVKISSTKKTTKAKKTDKSDAVVTASTKKASTPEAVVDKQSAKESK